The genomic region CTTCCCAGTTCATTTGCTGTGCTATTACTACAATGTGCTAATGTGAACCTGTCAGATAAAGCTCTTCAAAGGAATTGATTAGCGAGTCTGGTGCTGAGAAACAGTAACTCGTCTACAAAGACAAGGATAAGATATGGCAAGCATGGCCGTCCAGCTACTTGGGTTTTCAGTGGCCCTACTTGGGTTCGCTGGAACAGTCGTGGCCACCGTGCTACCTCACTGGTGGAAAACAGCTCATGTGGGAACCAACATCATTACTGCTGTGGCATACATGAAAGGTCTGTGGATGGAGTGCGTGTGGCAAAGCACTGGCATTTACCAATGTCAGGTTCACCAGTCTCAGCTAGCTCTTCCTCTTGACCTACAAGTTGCTCGAGCCATGATGGTGTCATCTTGTGTTCTTTCCATATTATCGTGTGTTGTGTCAGTCTTTGGCATGAAGTGTACTCAATGTGCAAAAGGTTCAGCATCCAAAAAGTTCATAGCTATTCTTGGGGGAGCTTGCTTTATCTTGTCTGGCCTTCTTTGCTTGATTCCTGTGGCATGGACTACCAGTGACGTTGTCCAAGCTTTCTACAATCCCGCACTCCCGTTTGGCATGAAATATGAGATTGGCCAGGCACTCTACGTTGGTTTCCTCTCTGGTGGGCTATCAGTAATTGGAGGGGTTATATTACTGATCTCCTCATGTCAGGGCAACACTGAAGAAGTTCCATACATCCACCCTCCGTACAACACAAGAATGCATCCACCAAGGGGTCCACCAGTTGTCCACAAGAGTAACCATTCTCCGTCTTGGTCATCTGCTTCAAACCACGGGTATAATATCAATGACTATGTCTAACGGCAAACTAATTGCGCAATGAGTCGTTTATGTGCAATAACTATTTAATATCACACACTGATATTAGATTTGTAAAATCTTATAATTCAATGTTTACTTTCTAGAACTTACAGAAATAAATATAGAGCAAGAAAGACTTGTAAATATGATGTACAGAATGTTTcatttttaaaactgtattaCTGGACAGAATTTGATTTGTGAAGAATATattgttgcttgctgacagactAGATCAGGAATAGgcgacctttggcactccaggtgttgtagactacatgccccataatgcttttacacccataatgctggcaaagtttCATccgaggtgtagtccaaaacatctggagtgccgaaggttgcctatgcctggactaGATGTTCTGTCCTGTTTTAAAATTCTTTGTTTGCAAaggttcaataaaatacaaatatattgtgtttatacaTTACAAAACGTTGTTGTGTAGTATGAATGACTGTCTTTGGGGGGGGAATAATTATTGCCGTTCTTTAAACAGTAAACATCTAAATTCTCTAATTATTTTAAGGCAATTGTGTGACTTTAATATTGCAAAAgattttaaaacatacaatttacagacagacagacaatacaAATTTGGTTTACTGTTTTCTATTTATATGGGCTAACTCTGTGGGAAACTCAGAAAATCAATGTATGTAATATTTCAAGAAAGCCTTgaaaagagtttaaaaaaaaaaaaaccaacctcCGCTTCTTTGTTTCTCTATTTACCTTCAGCTACAAGGATCACAGGGCGAGCAGCCTTGGGTGGGTTATGATTTATTTTGTGCTGCTTCTTGCCCTGTGACCTCTGTGGctgagtatatatataaaaaaaatcttataactCTATCAAGGCTGTTGATTTCAAAAGTCTATGGGAAGAATATATTGTTGCTTGCGGTCAGAATTTAGAAGTAGAGTCAGCACTTGATAGTGTTTTTATGTGTAAGCTGCTGACGAAAGATGCTTTGCTCCGGGGACACACCGGACGTGACAGGTGGATATTGTGAATTGGTCCTTGACTCAGGTAAGTGTTACTCTGTTAAAGAAACAAGTTGATGTTGATGCAGAGGTTAAATAGTGGGTTCCAATGCAATTTTTAAAGCTAATAAACTGTCCTTGAAAATTTCAACTAATATGGAATTATTTGTCTCTTACGCCCTAGTGTCATAACGGAacagaaatgtttgttttaattgtCCTGGCACCTGTAGAGACATCACGTTAATCTCAATATGTCTGGTAACATGAGGTTGAAATATTTTACCACTCATTATTTTGGGGGAGAATTGGTTCTTAATCATATCCTCAGATTTGTCGTAATCTGCGGTATTTGTTTCCTGTTAATAGAACGATGAATCTATCATTTGACTCAAGCCTTCCCATCCCCAGTACAAGAAGACATATAAATACTGCACACAACATATGCAAGAGGGTCATTTTTAGTATTGatcaaaacacaatatataatttCAGTTCAGATTCCCCAGAACTCTAATTTGGAATTCACCTTTAAAGTAGAacatcacttctctggaaatgtcaccaataaataaaacattgaaaaacacATAAAGATTGTGTTCAAGagacactaaaacaactttagcttaatgaagcagttttggtgtacagatcatgcccctgccgtctcactgctcaattatctgccatctaggagttaactcacttttgtttctgtttatgcagccctagcaacacctcccctggctgtgtctCACAAAGACTGCATgaaagtttcattttcaatcagatgttaactcacTTTAGAACAATTTTTTTCTTCTGCTCtggtaattgaactttaatcacacacagaaagcTCCTGCATGgtaaagaaagctattaacagtgcaaatatgaaattctaaattacaaTTTACAATGGTCTTACATTTACAATTTCTGGTAAATTCTCAACAATTctctgcagggccgccatcagggggtgacaaccatgacggttgtcacgggcccggcggccctggggggcccggactgctctggcagtcctgggccccactttccctctctgcacacatagatagcgaatatcgcgatctatgtgtgcagccgcgggcccctggctccctgttaccgcagagggggcccaggcagcacactgcttctcctcttctcctctctgctaataactctcgcgagacccggttgccatggcaacgctccgcgggtgcatacactaacacaacacacattgcatacactaacacaacacacactctgcatacactaacacaacacactctgcatacaccaacacaacacacactgcatacactaacacaacacacactctgcatacactgacacaacacactgcatacactaacacaacacacacactgtatacactaacacaacacacactctgcatacactgacacaacacacactgcatacactaacacaacacacactgcatacactaacacaacacacactctgcatacactaacacaacacacactgcatacactaacacaacacacactctgcatacactgacacaacacactgcatacactaatacaactcacactgcatacactaacacacatactggatacactaatacaacacacacactgcatacactaacacacacactgcatacactaatacaacacacacactgcatacactaacacaacacacacactgcatacactaatacaacacacactgcatacactaatacaatgcacacactgcattcactaatacaacatgcactctgcatacactacacactaacacactcactgcatccactatactgacacacactctgcattcactacacattaacacactctgcattcactacactaacacacactctgcatccgctacacactaacacactctctgcattcactacacattaacacacactctgcattcactacaaattaacacacactctgcattcactacaaatttacacacacactacattcattacactgacacactctgcattcactacaccctaacacacactctgcatttattacacactaacacacactctgcattcactaaactatgcacacactctggattcactatactgacacacactctgcattcactacactaacatacactctgcatcagctgtacacacagcatccactacagaaacatcttgtattcacagtacacacactacatccaccacaaattgaaaaactctgcattcactatacacagacactgcgtctaatacacacactacatccactacagacactgcatccactaaacacatttcatctagtacatacaaacactacatccactacacaaacacacactacatcactgtacacacactacatccactactcaaacactctctgcattcactacacattaacactctgcattcactacactaacacacactctgcatccgctacacactaacacaccctctgcattcactacacattaacacactgcattcactacactaacacacactctgcatccgctacacactaacacactctctgcattcactacacattaacacacactctgcattcactacacatttacacacactctgcattcactgcactaacacacacactacattcattacactgacacactctgcattaactacatactaacacacactctgcattcattacacactaacacacactctgcattcactatactgacacacactctgcattaactgtacacacagcatccactacacaaacatcctgtattcacagtacacacactacatccaccacaaattgaaacactctgcattcactatacacagacactgcgtctaatacacacactacatccactacagacactgcatccactaaacacattctagtacatacaaacactacatccactacacaaacacactctgcgttcactatacacactgcatccgctacacaaacacacactctgcattcactgcacaaacagtatctaatacacacaaacactacatccattacacacattctaattcacttccactatacacaccacattcagtcctgcatcattgtcagcggactaggtagggcgtgggagggggcggggggggcccagaccttgtgctttgtcaggggccccaaaatttctgatggcagccctgattctCTGTAAAGCGgttaactatagtgttaggaatataagcATGTACTTATATGTAttaggtccctggctcccctctCTGTTGAGATTAAGGATGATTTTATTAATCTTTTCTCCCACGCCGCGCTGGTCTAACCCTGGCTGGCTGCACATCCATGGCGGAGATCaggggcggctctctaattaggtggtttaggcggctgcctaaggcctcACGCTGTCTGTGGCCTCGctgccgcctaaaccgcctgaggGCAGACCGAGCACGCGACACCAGGAGGGGATCCAGTGGCTTGCTCAGTATGCCGCTGGGTGTGAGGCCCCTCATGTCTGCCCGGCCAGCCATCAGACGataactggccaatcagagcattgccgcgggttaccaaggcaacgctctgacgggtcTCACCAGAtaaatggtctgcagctctgtggagctgcagaccggatgtaatggccaccggaccaccagggaataaaggTATGTagtcccctctcaccatcaacccctctccctcaacatcacccc from Pelobates fuscus isolate aPelFus1 chromosome 1, aPelFus1.pri, whole genome shotgun sequence harbors:
- the CLDN14 gene encoding claudin-14; the protein is MASMAVQLLGFSVALLGFAGTVVATVLPHWWKTAHVGTNIITAVAYMKGLWMECVWQSTGIYQCQVHQSQLALPLDLQVARAMMVSSCVLSILSCVVSVFGMKCTQCAKGSASKKFIAILGGACFILSGLLCLIPVAWTTSDVVQAFYNPALPFGMKYEIGQALYVGFLSGGLSVIGGVILLISSCQGNTEEVPYIHPPYNTRMHPPRGPPVVHKSNHSPSWSSASNHGLHLI